The following proteins are encoded in a genomic region of Burkholderia pyrrocinia:
- a CDS encoding DUF1993 family protein yields the protein MSISMYQASLPVLIRGLTNLQHILGKAQAHAAEKQIDPSVFVGARLYPDMLPLVRQVYIATDTAKGCAARLADAEIPSYPDVEQTFDELHARIQKTIDYLKSFDAAQIDGSEARQIVLKMRVGPIEFTGQAYLLHFVLPNFFFHVTTAYDILRHSGVELGKLDYLGGRDDHA from the coding sequence ATGTCCATCTCGATGTATCAGGCTTCGCTGCCCGTGCTGATCCGTGGCCTGACCAACCTGCAGCACATCCTCGGCAAGGCGCAGGCGCACGCGGCCGAGAAGCAGATCGATCCGTCGGTGTTCGTCGGCGCACGCCTCTACCCGGACATGCTGCCGCTCGTCCGCCAGGTCTACATCGCGACGGATACCGCCAAGGGCTGCGCCGCGCGGCTCGCCGACGCCGAAATCCCGAGCTACCCGGACGTCGAGCAGACCTTCGACGAACTGCACGCGCGCATCCAGAAGACGATCGACTATCTGAAAAGCTTCGACGCCGCGCAGATCGACGGCAGCGAGGCGCGCCAGATCGTGCTCAAGATGCGCGTCGGCCCGATCGAATTCACCGGCCAGGCGTACCTGCTGCACTTCGTGCTGCCCAATTTCTTCTTCCACGTGACGACCGCGTACGACATCCTGCGCCACAGCGGCGTCGAACTCGGCAAGCTCGACTACCTCGGCGGACGCGACGATCACGCATGA
- a CDS encoding riboflavin synthase: protein MFTGIVAAVGRIESIDPLGTSADAGVRLTVLAGGLDLADVALGDSIAIQGACMTVIDKTDAAFDVEVSRESLNRTVGLAEPGDVNLEKALRAHDRLGGHIVSGHVDGLGTVSRFAPVGESHELRIAVPRELGRYLAYKGSITVNGVSLTVNTVDDRADGCEFSINLIPHTIEMTTLRHLKAGDQVNLEVDIIARYVERMLSTTSQALSRTGGHILDG from the coding sequence ATGTTTACCGGAATTGTCGCGGCCGTCGGCCGCATCGAATCGATCGATCCGCTCGGCACGTCGGCCGATGCAGGCGTGCGCCTGACCGTGCTGGCCGGCGGGCTCGATCTCGCCGATGTCGCGCTGGGCGACAGTATCGCGATCCAGGGCGCGTGCATGACGGTGATCGACAAGACCGACGCCGCGTTCGACGTCGAGGTGTCGCGCGAAAGCCTGAACCGCACGGTCGGCCTCGCGGAACCCGGTGACGTAAACCTCGAGAAGGCGCTGCGCGCGCACGACCGCCTCGGCGGCCATATCGTATCGGGCCACGTCGACGGCCTGGGTACCGTGTCGCGCTTCGCGCCGGTCGGCGAGTCGCACGAACTGCGCATCGCCGTGCCGCGCGAGCTCGGCCGCTATCTCGCGTACAAGGGGTCGATCACGGTCAACGGCGTGAGCCTGACCGTCAACACGGTCGACGATCGCGCGGACGGCTGCGAATTCTCGATCAACCTGATTCCGCATACGATCGAGATGACGACGCTGCGTCACCTGAAGGCCGGCGACCAGGTCAACCTCGAAGTCGACATAATCGCGCGGTATGTCGAAAGGATGTTGTCGACGACGTCTCAAGCGTTATCACGTACCGGCGGCCACATCCTGGACGGATGA
- the ribD gene encoding bifunctional diaminohydroxyphosphoribosylaminopyrimidine deaminase/5-amino-6-(5-phosphoribosylamino)uracil reductase RibD, producing MFSDTDFAHMERALALAARGMYTTAPNPRVGCVIVKDGNVIGEGFTQPAGQDHAEVQALKDARSRGHDVAGSTVYVTLEPCSHFGRTPPCANALIEARVAKVVAAMEDPNPQVSGRGLGMLRDAGIDVRCGLLAHEAGELNIGFVSRMTRGRPWVRMKTAASLDGRTALPSGESQWITGEAARLDGHAWRARACAILTGIGTVREDNPLLTVRDIDTPRQPQRVLVDSRLDLPLDARLLEGAPLLIFCGRLDAGGEVRANVLKARGAEIVPLANAQGKVDLPAMLSALGARGVNELHVEAGHKLNGSLLREQCVDELLVYLAPSLLGADAAGMFDLAAPAGLEARTRLSFHGIERIGDDLRILARFAPPDASH from the coding sequence ATGTTCTCGGATACCGATTTCGCCCACATGGAACGCGCGCTCGCGCTCGCCGCGCGCGGCATGTATACGACGGCGCCGAACCCGCGCGTCGGCTGCGTGATCGTCAAGGACGGCAACGTGATCGGCGAAGGCTTCACGCAGCCGGCCGGCCAGGACCACGCGGAAGTGCAGGCGCTGAAGGACGCGCGCTCGCGCGGCCACGACGTCGCGGGCTCGACCGTCTACGTGACGCTCGAACCGTGCAGCCATTTCGGCCGCACGCCGCCGTGCGCGAACGCGCTGATCGAAGCGCGCGTCGCGAAGGTCGTCGCGGCGATGGAAGACCCGAACCCGCAGGTGTCGGGGCGCGGCCTCGGGATGCTGCGCGACGCGGGCATCGACGTGCGCTGCGGGCTGCTCGCGCATGAAGCCGGCGAGCTGAACATCGGCTTCGTATCGCGGATGACGCGCGGCCGCCCGTGGGTGCGGATGAAGACTGCCGCGTCGCTCGACGGCCGCACCGCGCTGCCGTCCGGCGAAAGCCAGTGGATCACCGGCGAGGCCGCGCGCCTCGACGGGCACGCATGGCGTGCGCGCGCGTGCGCGATCCTCACCGGCATCGGCACCGTGCGCGAGGACAATCCGCTGCTGACCGTGCGCGACATCGACACGCCGCGCCAGCCGCAGCGCGTGCTGGTCGACAGCCGCCTTGACTTGCCGCTCGACGCGCGGCTGCTCGAGGGCGCGCCGCTCCTGATCTTCTGCGGCCGGCTCGACGCCGGCGGCGAAGTGCGCGCGAACGTGCTGAAGGCGCGCGGCGCGGAAATCGTGCCGCTCGCGAATGCGCAAGGCAAGGTCGACCTGCCCGCGATGCTGTCGGCGCTCGGCGCGCGCGGCGTCAACGAGCTGCACGTCGAGGCCGGCCACAAGCTGAACGGCTCGCTGCTGCGCGAACAGTGCGTCGACGAATTGCTCGTCTATCTCGCACCGAGCCTGCTGGGCGCCGACGCGGCCGGCATGTTCGACCTCGCCGCGCCGGCGGGTCTCGAAGCACGCACGCGACTGTCGTTCCACGGTATCGAGCGGATCGGCGACGATCTGCGGATCCTGGCGCGCTTCGCGCCGCCTGACGCCTCTCACTGA
- the hemL gene encoding glutamate-1-semialdehyde 2,1-aminomutase: MSNNQILFERAQKTIPGGVNSPVRAFRSVGGTPRFVARAQGPYFWDADGKQYIDYIGSWGPMIVGHVHPEVLSAVQNVLADGFSFGAPTEAEIEIAEEICKLVPSIEQVRMVSSGTEATMSALRLARGFTGRSRIVKFEGCYHGHADSLLVKAGSGLLTFGNPTSAGVPADIAKHTTVLEYNNVAALEEAFGAFGDEIAAVIVEPVAGNMNLVRGTPEFLNALRALCTKHGAVLIFDEVMCGFRVALGGAQAYYGITADLTCLGKVIGGGMPAAAFGGRRDIMAHLAPLGGVYQAGTLSGNPIAVAAGLKTLQLIQAPGFYDALTAQTRRLADGLAAEARAAGVPFAADSIGAMFGLYFAERVPTSFAEVTKSDTERFNRFFHLMLDEGVYFAPSAYEAGFVSSTHDDTVIDATLAAARRAFAALAA, encoded by the coding sequence ATGTCCAACAATCAGATCCTCTTCGAACGCGCCCAGAAGACCATTCCCGGCGGCGTCAACTCGCCGGTGCGCGCATTCCGTTCGGTCGGCGGCACGCCGCGTTTCGTTGCGCGCGCGCAAGGCCCGTATTTCTGGGATGCCGACGGCAAGCAGTACATCGACTACATCGGCTCCTGGGGCCCGATGATCGTCGGCCACGTCCATCCGGAAGTATTGTCGGCCGTGCAGAACGTGCTCGCCGACGGCTTCTCGTTCGGCGCGCCGACCGAAGCCGAGATCGAGATCGCCGAGGAAATCTGCAAGCTCGTGCCGTCGATCGAGCAGGTGCGGATGGTGTCGAGCGGCACCGAGGCCACGATGAGCGCGCTGCGTCTCGCACGCGGCTTCACGGGCCGCAGCCGCATCGTCAAGTTCGAGGGCTGCTACCACGGTCACGCGGACAGCCTGCTCGTGAAGGCCGGCTCGGGCCTGCTGACGTTCGGCAACCCGACCTCCGCCGGCGTGCCCGCCGACATCGCAAAGCACACGACCGTCCTCGAATACAACAACGTCGCCGCGCTCGAAGAAGCATTCGGCGCGTTCGGCGACGAGATCGCCGCGGTGATCGTCGAGCCCGTCGCGGGCAACATGAACCTCGTGCGCGGCACGCCCGAATTCCTGAACGCACTGCGCGCGTTGTGCACGAAGCACGGCGCCGTGCTGATCTTCGACGAGGTGATGTGCGGGTTCCGCGTCGCGCTCGGCGGCGCGCAGGCGTACTACGGGATCACGGCCGACCTCACCTGCCTCGGCAAGGTGATCGGTGGCGGGATGCCGGCCGCCGCGTTCGGCGGCCGCCGCGACATCATGGCCCACCTCGCGCCGCTCGGCGGCGTCTACCAGGCCGGCACGCTGTCGGGCAACCCGATCGCAGTCGCCGCGGGGCTGAAGACGCTGCAGTTGATCCAGGCGCCGGGCTTCTACGACGCGCTCACCGCGCAAACCAGGCGTCTCGCCGACGGCCTCGCGGCCGAAGCGCGTGCCGCCGGCGTGCCATTCGCGGCCGACTCGATCGGCGCGATGTTCGGCCTCTACTTCGCCGAGCGCGTGCCGACCAGCTTCGCGGAAGTCACGAAGAGCGACACCGAGCGCTTCAACCGCTTCTTCCACCTGATGCTCGACGAGGGCGTGTACTTCGCGCCGTCCGCGTACGAGGCCGGCTTCGTGTCGAGCACGCACGACGACACGGTGATCGACGCGACGCTCGCAGCCGCGCGCCGCGCGTTCGCGGCACTCGCCGCCTGA
- a CDS encoding Bcr/CflA family multidrug efflux MFS transporter yields the protein MSHVVRRRPDARLILLLGALAACGPIATDMYLPSLPSIADGFSVSPGAAQRTLTSFMAGFSVGMLLYGPLSDTWGRRPVLLGGIALFTLASIGCFVAGSIDMLILVRFLQALGAGAASVLARAIARDAHEPTDAAKVLSMVAIVTAVGPLLAPLIGGQILRFSGWRGVFVVLAVFGAVCAATAYLRVPETWPKERRKSTAVLASFASYGRILSDPVAWGHMLCGGMAFASMFSYITATPFVYIEYFHVSPQHYGLLFGLNVVGIMIGNFANTRLVGRIGSLRIIAAAALVSCIASLAVALVALTGWGGLWSIVVCLFFVVGVVGILSANCTTDLMHRYPHNAGASAAVFGAMQLALGALASVAIGALADGTPFAMGVTIGVSGVLCFAGRYLVLRWHGRPVKAGA from the coding sequence ATGTCTCACGTCGTCCGGCGCCGGCCCGATGCCCGGCTGATCCTGTTGCTCGGCGCGCTCGCCGCCTGCGGGCCGATCGCCACCGACATGTACCTGCCGAGCCTGCCGTCGATCGCCGACGGCTTCTCCGTCAGCCCCGGCGCCGCGCAGCGCACGCTGACGAGCTTCATGGCCGGCTTCTCGGTCGGCATGCTGCTGTACGGCCCGCTGTCCGACACGTGGGGCCGCCGTCCCGTGCTGCTCGGCGGCATCGCGCTGTTCACGCTCGCGAGCATCGGCTGTTTCGTCGCGGGGTCGATCGACATGCTGATCCTCGTGCGCTTCCTGCAGGCACTCGGCGCGGGCGCCGCGTCGGTGCTCGCGCGGGCGATCGCGCGCGACGCGCACGAGCCGACCGACGCGGCGAAGGTGCTGTCGATGGTCGCGATCGTCACCGCGGTCGGGCCGCTGCTCGCGCCGCTGATCGGCGGCCAGATCCTGCGCTTCTCGGGCTGGCGCGGCGTGTTCGTCGTGCTGGCCGTGTTCGGCGCGGTGTGCGCGGCGACCGCGTACCTGCGCGTGCCCGAAACCTGGCCGAAGGAACGGCGCAAGAGCACGGCCGTGCTTGCGTCGTTCGCGTCGTACGGGCGCATCCTGTCCGACCCCGTCGCGTGGGGGCACATGCTGTGCGGCGGGATGGCGTTCGCGTCGATGTTCTCGTACATCACCGCGACGCCGTTCGTGTACATCGAGTATTTCCACGTGTCGCCGCAGCACTACGGGCTGCTGTTCGGCCTGAACGTCGTCGGGATCATGATCGGCAACTTCGCGAACACGCGGCTCGTCGGCCGCATCGGCTCGCTGCGCATCATCGCGGCCGCGGCGCTCGTGAGCTGCATTGCGTCGCTCGCGGTCGCGCTCGTCGCGCTGACGGGGTGGGGCGGGCTGTGGTCGATCGTCGTGTGCCTGTTCTTCGTCGTCGGCGTGGTCGGGATCCTGTCCGCGAACTGCACGACCGACCTGATGCATCGCTATCCGCACAACGCGGGCGCGTCGGCGGCCGTGTTCGGCGCGATGCAGCTCGCGCTCGGCGCGCTTGCGAGCGTCGCGATCGGCGCACTCGCGGACGGCACGCCGTTCGCGATGGGCGTGACGATCGGCGTCTCGGGCGTGCTGTGTTTCGCCGGACGCTACCTCGTGCTGCGCTGGCACGGGCGGCCGGTGAAAGCGGGCGCCTGA
- a CDS encoding bifunctional transcriptional regulator/glucokinase, with amino-acid sequence MSTGAQSKAVVAGQHADGPRLLADVGGTNARFALETGPGDITQIRVYPGADYPTLTDAIRKYLKDVKIARVNHAAIAIANPVDGDQVTMTNHDWSFSIEATRRALGFDTLLVVNDFTALAMALPGLTDAQRVQVGGGARRQNSVIGLLGPGTGLGVSGLIPADDRWIALGSEGGHASFAPQDEREDLVLQYARKKFPHVSFERVCAGPGMEIIYRALAARDKKRVAATVDTVEIVERAHAGDALALETVECFCGILGAFAGSVALTLGALGGVYIGGGVALKLGELFTRSPFRARFEAKGRFTHYLENIPTYLITAEYPAFLGVSAILAEQLSNRSGGASSAVFERIRQMRDALTPAERRVADLALNHPRSIINDPIIDIARKADVSQPTVIRFCRSLGCQGLSDFKLKLATGLTGTIPMSHSQVHLGDTATDFGAKVLDNTVSAILQLREHLNFEHVENAIEILNGARRIEFYGLGNSNIVAQDAHYKFFRFGIPTIAYGDLYMQAASAALLGKGDVIVAVSKSGRAPELLRVLDVAIQAGAKVIAITSSNTPLAKRATVALETDHIEMRESQLSMISRILHLLMIDILAVGVAIRRASTNGELPEAVAQAKARANDDETADVLDWLSHGASPAAKDVARD; translated from the coding sequence ATGTCTACTGGTGCGCAAAGTAAGGCGGTCGTCGCAGGCCAGCATGCCGACGGCCCGCGCTTGCTCGCGGACGTCGGCGGCACCAACGCGCGCTTCGCGCTGGAAACCGGCCCGGGCGACATCACGCAGATCCGCGTGTATCCCGGCGCCGACTATCCGACGCTCACCGACGCGATCCGCAAATACCTGAAGGACGTGAAGATCGCCCGCGTGAACCACGCGGCGATCGCGATCGCGAATCCGGTCGACGGCGACCAGGTCACGATGACCAACCACGACTGGAGCTTCTCGATCGAGGCGACGCGCCGCGCGCTCGGCTTCGACACGCTGCTCGTCGTCAACGACTTCACCGCGCTCGCGATGGCGCTGCCGGGCCTGACCGATGCGCAACGCGTGCAGGTCGGCGGCGGTGCGCGCCGCCAGAACAGCGTGATCGGGCTGCTCGGGCCCGGCACCGGGCTCGGCGTGTCGGGGCTGATCCCGGCCGACGACCGCTGGATCGCGCTCGGCAGCGAAGGCGGCCACGCCTCGTTCGCGCCGCAAGACGAGCGCGAGGATCTGGTGCTGCAGTACGCGCGCAAGAAGTTTCCGCACGTGTCGTTCGAGCGCGTGTGCGCGGGCCCCGGGATGGAGATCATCTATCGCGCGCTCGCCGCGCGCGACAAGAAGCGCGTCGCCGCGACCGTCGACACGGTGGAGATCGTCGAGCGCGCGCATGCGGGCGACGCGCTCGCGCTCGAGACGGTCGAATGCTTCTGCGGGATTCTCGGCGCGTTCGCGGGCAGCGTCGCGCTGACGCTCGGCGCGCTCGGCGGTGTGTATATCGGCGGCGGCGTCGCGCTGAAGCTCGGCGAACTGTTCACGCGCTCGCCGTTCCGCGCGCGCTTCGAGGCGAAGGGCCGCTTCACGCACTATCTCGAGAACATCCCGACCTACCTGATCACCGCCGAATATCCGGCGTTCCTCGGCGTATCCGCGATCCTCGCGGAGCAGCTGTCGAACCGATCGGGCGGTGCGTCGTCGGCCGTGTTCGAGCGGATCCGCCAGATGCGCGACGCGCTGACGCCCGCCGAGCGCCGCGTCGCCGATCTCGCGCTGAACCATCCGCGCTCGATCATCAACGATCCGATCATCGACATCGCGCGCAAGGCCGACGTGAGCCAGCCGACCGTGATCCGCTTCTGCCGTTCGCTCGGCTGCCAGGGGTTGTCGGACTTCAAGCTGAAGCTCGCCACCGGCCTCACCGGCACGATCCCGATGAGCCACAGCCAGGTGCATCTCGGCGATACGGCCACCGATTTCGGCGCGAAGGTGCTCGACAACACGGTGTCGGCGATCCTGCAACTGCGCGAGCACCTGAATTTCGAACACGTCGAGAACGCGATCGAGATCCTGAACGGCGCGCGGCGCATCGAGTTCTACGGGCTCGGCAACTCGAACATCGTCGCGCAGGACGCGCACTACAAGTTCTTCCGCTTCGGGATTCCGACCATCGCGTACGGCGACCTGTACATGCAGGCCGCATCGGCCGCGCTGCTCGGCAAGGGCGACGTGATCGTCGCGGTGTCGAAGTCGGGACGCGCGCCCGAGCTGCTGCGCGTGCTCGACGTCGCGATACAGGCCGGCGCGAAGGTGATCGCGATCACGTCGAGCAACACGCCGCTCGCGAAGCGCGCGACCGTCGCGCTCGAGACCGACCACATCGAGATGCGCGAATCGCAGCTGTCGATGATCTCGCGGATCCTGCATCTGCTGATGATCGACATCCTCGCGGTCGGCGTCGCGATCCGCCGCGCATCGACGAACGGCGAACTGCCCGAGGCCGTCGCGCAGGCGAAGGCGCGCGCGAACGACGACGAAACGGCCGACGTGCTCGACTGGCTGAGCCACGGCGCGTCGCCGGCGGCGAAGGACGTCGCGCGGGATTGA
- the pgl gene encoding 6-phosphogluconolactonase — protein MIEIHAFDTQEAQSDALAHAVGDALRDALAGPARPTLAVSGGTSPRPFLHTLSHAALDWAGIDVTLVDDRWVPEDDAASNAHLVRDTLLQHAAASARFLPLVDTRAALDAHVAALNANADYRVPNVAVLGMGEDGHTASIFADAPEWDHAIATPERFVAVHPGAAPHARVSFSLDALKRVDRLFLLIAGPAKRAVLDAAAASLQKNAISQLANDKGTQLDVYWCAK, from the coding sequence GTGATCGAGATCCACGCTTTCGACACCCAGGAAGCGCAAAGCGACGCGCTCGCGCACGCCGTCGGCGATGCGCTGCGCGACGCGCTCGCCGGCCCCGCGCGCCCGACGCTCGCGGTATCCGGCGGCACGAGCCCGCGCCCGTTCCTGCACACGCTGTCGCATGCGGCGCTCGACTGGGCCGGTATCGACGTCACGCTGGTCGACGACCGCTGGGTGCCGGAGGACGACGCGGCGAGCAACGCGCACCTCGTGCGCGACACGCTGCTGCAGCACGCGGCGGCCTCTGCCCGCTTCCTGCCGCTCGTCGACACGCGCGCCGCGCTCGACGCGCACGTCGCCGCGCTGAACGCGAACGCCGACTATCGCGTGCCGAACGTCGCGGTGCTCGGCATGGGCGAGGACGGCCACACCGCGTCGATCTTCGCCGACGCGCCCGAATGGGATCATGCGATCGCGACGCCCGAGCGTTTCGTCGCCGTGCATCCCGGCGCCGCGCCGCACGCGCGCGTGAGCTTTTCGCTCGATGCGCTCAAGCGCGTCGACCGGCTGTTCCTGCTGATCGCGGGCCCCGCGAAGCGCGCCGTGCTCGATGCCGCGGCCGCATCGCTGCAGAAGAACGCGATTTCCCAACTGGCCAACGACAAGGGGACCCAGCTCGATGTCTACTGGTGCGCAAAGTAA
- the zwf gene encoding glucose-6-phosphate dehydrogenase: MHTDSSFTFVLFGGTGDLSMRKILPALFEAHRANMLAESGRIIAVARHESDRAGYLEWVDTHVKPHAAKAAGKALDEAAWKSFLERIEYVKLDLGRAEDYVVLRDAIASLPGIRVFYLATGPSLFVPICKALASVGLNEGSRIVLEKPLGYDLKSSNAINDAVGEIFAEGQIYRIDHYLGKEPVQNLLALRFGNALFEPLWRREWVESIQITIAEELGVEARGDFYDNTGALRDMVQNHLLQLLSIVAMEPPHSMDSDSVRDEKLRVLRALKPVDPRDIGKVAVRGQYHAGVIKGAQVPAYATEPGVKPDSQTETFVALKVEIENWRWAGVPFFLRTGKRLADRVAEIVVNFRPVPHSALGPTALRAGSNRLVIRLQPNETIRLYCLAKQPGEGMNLASVHLDLAFDQFFKEGQMEAYQRLLLDVINGRLALFVRRDEQEAAWRWVEPILNEWARSLKPPKPYAAGTWGPAAASAMLAQHDTCWLEEEN; this comes from the coding sequence ATGCATACCGATTCCAGCTTTACCTTCGTACTTTTCGGCGGCACCGGCGATCTGTCGATGCGCAAGATCCTGCCCGCGCTGTTCGAAGCGCACCGTGCGAACATGCTGGCGGAGAGCGGCCGGATCATCGCCGTGGCGCGGCACGAATCGGATCGGGCGGGTTATCTCGAGTGGGTCGACACGCATGTGAAGCCGCATGCGGCCAAGGCGGCCGGCAAGGCCCTCGACGAAGCCGCGTGGAAGTCCTTCCTCGAACGCATCGAGTACGTAAAGCTCGACCTCGGCCGCGCGGAAGACTACGTCGTGCTGCGCGACGCGATCGCGTCGCTGCCCGGCATCCGCGTGTTCTATCTCGCGACGGGCCCGTCGCTGTTCGTGCCGATCTGCAAGGCGCTCGCGTCGGTCGGCCTGAACGAAGGCTCGCGCATCGTGCTCGAGAAGCCGCTCGGCTACGATCTGAAGTCGTCGAACGCGATCAACGACGCGGTCGGCGAGATCTTCGCGGAAGGCCAGATCTACCGGATCGACCACTACCTCGGCAAGGAGCCGGTACAGAACCTGCTCGCGCTGCGCTTCGGCAACGCGCTGTTCGAGCCGCTGTGGCGCCGCGAATGGGTCGAGAGCATCCAGATCACGATCGCCGAGGAGCTCGGCGTCGAGGCGCGCGGCGATTTCTACGACAATACGGGCGCGCTGCGCGACATGGTGCAGAACCACCTGCTGCAACTGCTGTCGATCGTCGCGATGGAACCGCCGCACTCGATGGATTCCGACTCGGTGCGCGACGAGAAGCTGCGCGTGCTGCGGGCGCTGAAGCCGGTCGATCCGCGCGACATCGGCAAGGTCGCGGTGCGCGGCCAGTATCATGCGGGCGTGATCAAGGGCGCGCAGGTGCCGGCCTACGCGACCGAGCCGGGCGTGAAGCCCGACAGCCAGACCGAAACCTTCGTCGCGCTGAAGGTCGAGATCGAGAACTGGCGCTGGGCCGGCGTGCCGTTCTTCCTGCGCACCGGCAAGCGTCTCGCCGACCGCGTCGCGGAGATCGTCGTCAACTTCCGCCCCGTGCCGCACTCGGCGCTCGGGCCGACCGCACTGCGCGCCGGTTCGAACCGCCTCGTGATCCGGCTGCAGCCGAACGAGACGATCCGCCTGTACTGCCTCGCGAAGCAGCCCGGCGAAGGGATGAACCTCGCGAGCGTGCACCTCGACCTCGCGTTCGACCAGTTCTTCAAGGAAGGGCAGATGGAGGCGTACCAGCGCCTGCTGCTCGACGTGATCAACGGCCGTCTCGCGCTGTTCGTGCGCCGCGACGAACAGGAAGCCGCATGGCGCTGGGTCGAGCCGATCCTGAACGAATGGGCGCGCTCGCTGAAGCCGCCGAAGCCGTACGCGGCGGGCACCTGGGGGCCGGCCGCGGCGAGCGCGATGCTCGCGCAGCACGACACCTGCTGGCTCGAAGAAGAAAACTGA
- a CDS encoding ABC transporter substrate-binding protein: protein MKVRSIMGALCAAGLMAGAVAAQAAENVTVLHWWTSGGESKAVGVLKDDVQKQGYVWKDFAVAGGAGAAAMTALKTKVISGDAPSAAQIKGPLIQDWADQGVLVNVDSVAGDWKQNLPPEIDKIIKYKGHTVAAPFSVHRVNWLYINKAALDKVGAKVPATWPEFFAVADKLKAAGIQPVAMGGQPWQDLTLWEDVVLSQGPAFYKKALVDLDQATLTSPQMLSVFDTVRKIQGYFDTGRNGRDWNLATAMVINGKAGMQFMGDWAKGEFENAGKKSGKDYICAPVPGTANAYTFNVDSFVFFQQKGDKAATPGQLALAKTIMTPDFQEQFSLLKGSVPVRLGVKMDKFDDCAKKSYADEQTAIKSGGFVPSLAHGMAQSDATAGAITDVVTKFMNSQQDSKSAVAALAKAAKVK, encoded by the coding sequence ATGAAAGTTCGCTCGATCATGGGCGCGCTCTGCGCCGCGGGTCTGATGGCTGGCGCCGTGGCGGCGCAGGCAGCCGAGAACGTAACGGTGCTGCACTGGTGGACCTCGGGCGGCGAGTCGAAGGCCGTCGGCGTGCTGAAGGACGACGTGCAGAAGCAGGGCTATGTGTGGAAGGACTTCGCGGTCGCGGGCGGCGCGGGCGCAGCGGCGATGACCGCGCTGAAGACCAAGGTGATCAGCGGCGACGCACCGTCGGCCGCGCAGATCAAGGGCCCGCTGATCCAGGACTGGGCCGACCAGGGCGTGCTCGTCAACGTCGATTCCGTCGCCGGCGACTGGAAGCAGAACCTGCCGCCGGAAATCGACAAGATCATCAAGTACAAGGGCCACACCGTCGCCGCGCCGTTCTCGGTGCACCGCGTGAACTGGCTGTACATCAACAAGGCCGCGCTCGACAAGGTCGGCGCGAAGGTGCCGGCCACCTGGCCCGAATTCTTCGCGGTGGCCGACAAGCTGAAGGCCGCGGGCATCCAGCCGGTCGCGATGGGCGGCCAGCCGTGGCAGGACCTGACGCTGTGGGAAGACGTCGTGCTGTCGCAAGGCCCGGCGTTCTACAAGAAGGCGCTCGTCGACCTCGACCAGGCGACGCTGACGTCGCCGCAGATGCTGTCCGTGTTCGACACGGTGCGCAAGATCCAGGGCTACTTCGATACCGGCCGCAACGGCCGCGACTGGAACCTCGCGACCGCGATGGTGATCAACGGCAAGGCCGGCATGCAGTTCATGGGCGACTGGGCGAAGGGCGAGTTCGAGAACGCGGGCAAGAAGTCGGGCAAGGACTACATCTGCGCACCGGTGCCGGGCACGGCGAATGCTTACACGTTCAACGTCGATTCGTTCGTGTTCTTCCAGCAGAAGGGCGACAAGGCCGCGACGCCGGGCCAGCTCGCACTCGCGAAGACGATCATGACACCGGACTTCCAGGAGCAGTTCAGCCTGCTGAAGGGCTCGGTGCCCGTGCGTCTCGGCGTGAAGATGGACAAGTTCGACGACTGCGCGAAGAAGTCGTATGCCGACGAGCAGACCGCGATCAAGTCGGGCGGCTTCGTGCCGTCGCTCGCGCACGGGATGGCGCAGAGCGACGCGACCGCCGGCGCGATCACCGACGTCGTGACGAAGTTCATGAACTCGCAGCAGGATTCGAAGAGCGCGGTCGCCGCGCTCGCGAAGGCCGCGAAGGTCAAGTAA